A single Desulfurobacterium sp. TC5-1 DNA region contains:
- a CDS encoding helix-hairpin-helix domain-containing protein codes for MILLVILMIIGTVTAVVTETANETFFASQYVTKVLQQEQVMALADAMSAGIRELLSQDDGNVDYYGEYWSYPIPISLDGIDLTVEVEDEERYLNPNMLVENGKVNEKAEAVFDRLFDVTGLGGETLTKSIEDWMLPDSLNFKHEKFSTTEELELVDGVTAEIFNGTIEGGQFRPGLRSLLSVWTDGKVNINTASKWILMSLDKSIDENLADNIIEYRKKHPFKKVDDLINVEGMTSDIIYRIKPFVDVKSSYFLAKASVKTGGSTYYLYILFKRDGASLKEVWRKIR; via the coding sequence ATGATACTCCTTGTTATTTTAATGATTATAGGTACTGTGACGGCGGTTGTGACTGAGACGGCAAATGAAACCTTCTTCGCTTCTCAGTATGTAACGAAGGTTCTTCAGCAGGAACAGGTTATGGCTCTTGCTGATGCAATGTCTGCCGGTATTAGGGAGCTGCTTTCGCAGGATGATGGAAATGTTGATTACTATGGAGAATACTGGAGTTATCCGATACCCATTTCCCTGGACGGCATTGATCTGACTGTTGAGGTGGAGGATGAGGAGCGTTACCTTAATCCCAATATGCTTGTTGAAAATGGAAAGGTGAATGAAAAGGCAGAGGCTGTTTTCGATAGACTTTTTGATGTTACGGGACTTGGCGGAGAAACGTTAACAAAGAGTATAGAGGACTGGATGCTTCCAGATAGTTTGAACTTTAAACACGAGAAATTCAGTACCACTGAGGAGCTTGAACTTGTAGATGGTGTAACTGCCGAAATTTTTAACGGGACAATTGAAGGAGGTCAGTTTCGTCCAGGACTCCGCTCACTTTTGTCTGTATGGACAGACGGGAAGGTTAACATAAACACGGCGTCAAAGTGGATTTTAATGTCTTTAGACAAAAGTATAGATGAAAATCTTGCTGACAACATCATTGAATACAGAAAAAAGCACCCCTTTAAAAAGGTTGACGATCTTATAAATGTGGAAGGCATGACATCTGATATTATTTATAGAATAAAACCTTTTGTTGATGTAAAGAGCAGTTACTTTTTGGCAAAGGCCAGCGTTAAAACAGGTGGGAGTACTTATTACCTCTATATACTTTTTAAACGGGATGGCGCTTCTTTAAAAGAGGTCTGGAGAAAGATAAGGTGA
- a CDS encoding DUF2062 domain-containing protein, which yields MKLKELFSFRFYIKKLLELKDRPEETARGLALGVFIGFLPVNGFQVLIAITIAAFAKASKIAAAIGTHVTNPWTTVPVLVIDYYVGCRILRLLGYQVMRVSLSTFSLSRIFSAGLALLAPTFVGGASLGLIFSILSYFGFKKLVENIREKQNAETA from the coding sequence ATGAAGCTTAAAGAGCTTTTCTCCTTCAGATTCTACATTAAAAAACTACTTGAATTAAAAGATAGACCGGAAGAAACTGCGAGGGGACTGGCTCTTGGTGTTTTCATAGGTTTCCTTCCCGTAAACGGATTCCAGGTTCTCATAGCAATAACAATAGCTGCATTTGCAAAGGCAAGCAAAATTGCCGCTGCCATAGGAACTCACGTTACAAATCCGTGGACCACGGTTCCCGTTCTTGTAATAGACTACTACGTTGGATGTAGAATCTTGAGACTTCTCGGATATCAGGTAATGAGAGTTTCACTGTCAACATTTTCGCTTTCAAGAATCTTTTCAGCAGGCCTTGCACTTTTAGCACCAACATTTGTAGGCGGTGCCTCTTTAGGATTAATCTTTTCCATACTTTCATATTTTGGATTTAAAAAGTTAGTTGAAAATATAAGAGAGAAGCAAAACGCGGAGACAGCGTAA
- a CDS encoding prepilin-type N-terminal cleavage/methylation domain-containing protein — protein MRKGFTLLEVLVGVTIFAVAASALIFVSSKNVERLGNAEDVVKGLYIVKSRIYGLSGKGRGDGFSVEEKEKDLNYGVVERIFKVKKGEKNLFTFYYYEKR, from the coding sequence ATGAGAAAAGGATTTACACTTCTTGAAGTCCTTGTTGGTGTTACCATTTTTGCCGTAGCTGCTTCCGCTCTGATCTTTGTCTCTTCAAAAAATGTTGAAAGGTTGGGAAATGCGGAGGATGTGGTTAAGGGTCTTTATATAGTTAAGTCCCGTATTTACGGTTTATCTGGTAAGGGCAGGGGTGACGGATTTTCTGTGGAAGAAAAAGAGAAAGACCTTAATTATGGTGTGGTAGAGAGAATTTTTAAGGTTAAAAAAGGAGAGAAAAACCTTTTCACATTTTACTACTATGAAAAACGGTAA
- a CDS encoding DUF505 domain-containing protein produces the protein MVIRKEHALALLRLKGVEKGKFCTVQETEKEPFVELEMANLARMGKPLEYVLTYWGEALVDVLKEMVDKGILPHPEKWDEEFRWVGSEIIAMIDAAVRNGDIPGKLAEEYLEERGFIEERKIEKKGTFKVVNDYGKAVYDIFQNASPRLIVSKELHDYIRSIPSGPAESSVLKGESRLPLILESMRLIAFSVPASDIYTFTALGCKVKEACELIPPALDVVISEDIMDTLAKCFDAGIEELNGEEKEVLWQLALVDDKGELLPAGEALLEVYRVWKDKESLPVKTINVEDIDAELLKAIEEVWKRHKDNPEVVPTVDELVHYLFYKPLKDYKHVMEHYGRRLYQDIGYQKKEEIKKKFSEVKTVEELFKSFYEKGNRWYVKLYDIVQESLYTLESFNLIESKDYNGKKVHYLTGWGKKILEDMETRGFRKISSTAVKAITIKNRVFGAPNVEWYEEAVAAQLVGGGEPTVAGKLYEEAAYAIRRLPHITRFELQVLHKIPETGFFVDDLYEYFYETWHEEIEYAVNKLEARGYIDILPNRAIVLTEVGRLIKRALAGTPEGFANPITPLGVRVLDALRKVGTLYVKEQKIRVLPKNLKEAIKLSGLDERTFGEELLILKKANLVGKNSINEAGLLILEAFDRLN, from the coding sequence ATGGTAATCAGAAAGGAGCACGCACTTGCCCTTCTGAGGCTGAAAGGAGTAGAAAAGGGAAAGTTCTGCACAGTTCAGGAAACTGAAAAAGAGCCATTTGTAGAACTTGAGATGGCAAATCTTGCGAGGATGGGTAAGCCGCTTGAGTACGTACTTACCTATTGGGGCGAAGCCCTTGTTGATGTTTTAAAAGAGATGGTTGATAAGGGGATTCTTCCTCATCCTGAAAAGTGGGATGAGGAGTTCAGGTGGGTAGGTTCTGAAATAATAGCTATGATAGATGCGGCTGTCAGAAATGGTGATATTCCCGGAAAGCTTGCAGAGGAGTATCTTGAGGAAAGAGGTTTCATAGAGGAGAGGAAGATAGAGAAAAAAGGCACTTTTAAGGTTGTAAACGATTATGGAAAGGCCGTTTACGATATCTTCCAGAATGCAAGTCCAAGGCTTATCGTCTCAAAGGAACTTCACGACTATATCAGGTCAATTCCTTCTGGTCCTGCGGAAAGTTCTGTGCTAAAGGGTGAAAGCAGGCTTCCTCTCATTCTTGAGTCAATGAGGCTTATTGCCTTTTCCGTTCCGGCTTCGGATATATATACGTTTACAGCTCTTGGGTGTAAGGTGAAAGAGGCGTGTGAGCTGATTCCACCGGCTCTTGATGTTGTTATTTCTGAAGATATAATGGATACGCTTGCTAAGTGTTTTGATGCGGGCATTGAAGAGCTTAACGGGGAAGAAAAGGAGGTTCTCTGGCAGCTTGCCCTCGTTGACGATAAAGGTGAACTACTTCCCGCAGGAGAAGCGCTCCTTGAAGTTTATAGGGTCTGGAAGGATAAAGAATCTCTTCCGGTTAAAACGATAAACGTTGAAGACATTGATGCTGAACTTCTTAAAGCTATAGAAGAGGTCTGGAAAAGGCACAAGGATAATCCTGAAGTTGTTCCAACGGTTGATGAACTTGTTCACTACCTGTTCTACAAGCCGCTTAAAGATTACAAACATGTCATGGAACATTATGGAAGGAGACTCTATCAGGATATCGGTTATCAGAAAAAAGAGGAAATTAAGAAAAAGTTTTCCGAAGTTAAAACGGTTGAAGAGCTTTTCAAGAGTTTCTACGAGAAAGGTAACAGGTGGTATGTTAAGCTTTATGACATTGTACAGGAAAGCCTCTATACACTGGAATCCTTTAACCTTATAGAATCAAAGGATTACAATGGTAAAAAAGTTCACTATTTGACCGGCTGGGGTAAAAAGATCCTTGAAGATATGGAGACAAGGGGATTCAGAAAGATTTCTTCGACTGCCGTTAAAGCGATAACAATCAAGAATAGAGTATTTGGTGCTCCAAACGTTGAGTGGTACGAGGAGGCTGTTGCCGCTCAGCTTGTTGGTGGCGGTGAGCCGACGGTTGCTGGAAAGCTTTATGAAGAAGCTGCTTATGCTATAAGGAGGCTTCCTCACATAACAAGGTTTGAACTTCAGGTGCTTCACAAAATTCCAGAAACTGGATTCTTTGTAGATGACCTTTACGAATATTTTTATGAGACATGGCACGAAGAAATAGAGTATGCCGTTAACAAGCTTGAGGCGAGAGGGTATATTGATATTCTGCCGAACAGAGCAATTGTCCTGACGGAGGTGGGAAGACTTATAAAGAGAGCCCTTGCTGGAACGCCTGAAGGTTTTGCCAATCCTATTACGCCTCTTGGTGTTAGAGTTCTTGATGCACTTAGAAAAGTTGGAACGCTTTACGTTAAAGAACAAAAGATAAGGGTTCTTCCTAAGAATCTAAAAGAAGCCATAAAACTTTCAGGCCTTGATGAGAGAACATTTGGAGAGGAGCTTTTAATCCTTAAGAAGGCGAATCTTGTCGGTAAAAACAGCATTAACGAAGCTGGACTTTTGATTCTTGAGGCCTTTGACAGGCTGAACTAA
- a CDS encoding uracil-DNA glycosylase: MDKVQQFIKFLNEIGYEEIKIEGAFMKEKEIAKDKENDISALEKLKDEVLKCKKCRLAETRHNVVFGEGNPKTNLMFIGEAPGEQEDLQGRPFVGRAGQLLTRFLNLFGIERERVYITNIVKCRPPKNRNPQPDEIKTCYPYLNKQIEIIKPKVILCLGAFAARTVLNLPEKTPISKIRGQEFKVKDYIVIPTFHPAYLLRNRRGETDFQRDLEVALRIAGMI, encoded by the coding sequence TTGGATAAGGTTCAACAGTTCATAAAATTTTTAAATGAAATTGGATACGAAGAGATAAAAATAGAAGGAGCTTTTATGAAAGAGAAAGAAATTGCGAAAGATAAAGAAAATGATATCTCAGCTCTTGAAAAATTAAAAGACGAAGTCCTTAAATGCAAAAAGTGCAGACTTGCCGAAACACGCCACAACGTTGTATTTGGCGAAGGTAATCCAAAAACAAATCTAATGTTCATAGGTGAAGCTCCTGGCGAACAAGAAGATCTTCAGGGAAGGCCCTTTGTAGGAAGGGCAGGACAACTGCTGACAAGATTTTTAAATCTGTTCGGCATAGAAAGAGAAAGGGTTTACATAACCAACATCGTAAAATGCAGACCGCCAAAAAACAGAAATCCCCAACCTGACGAAATAAAAACCTGCTACCCTTACCTCAATAAACAGATAGAAATAATAAAACCAAAGGTTATCCTCTGTCTCGGAGCGTTCGCCGCAAGAACGGTTCTAAACCTGCCTGAAAAAACCCCTATATCAAAGATTAGGGGACAGGAATTCAAGGTAAAAGATTACATAGTTATACCGACATTCCATCCTGCGTACCTTCTAAGAAACAGGCGAGGCGAAACAGACTTCCAGAGAGACCTTGAAGTTGCTTTAAGGATAGCTGGAATGATCTAA
- a CDS encoding methylated-DNA--[protein]-cysteine S-methyltransferase: MITIVQFSFGVTVIVEHIDNTVTKVNLTAEKLVETEGHPLIVKRFQAYEKYGKVIVPFKKELLTPFQLKVFSTVTAIPPGKTATYGQIAKTLKTSPRAVGQALKRNPFPIIIPCHRVISSRNIGGFSAGISIKKLLLNFETNHFI, translated from the coding sequence ATGATAACCATTGTTCAGTTCTCATTTGGAGTCACCGTAATAGTAGAACACATAGACAACACCGTAACAAAAGTGAACTTAACAGCAGAAAAGCTGGTAGAAACAGAGGGGCATCCTTTAATTGTTAAAAGATTTCAAGCCTACGAGAAATACGGGAAAGTCATTGTCCCATTTAAAAAAGAGTTACTTACGCCTTTTCAGTTAAAAGTTTTCTCAACCGTCACAGCCATTCCACCGGGTAAAACCGCAACGTACGGTCAAATCGCAAAGACACTTAAAACATCGCCAAGGGCTGTCGGACAGGCACTTAAAAGAAATCCCTTTCCAATTATCATTCCCTGCCACAGGGTTATATCATCCAGAAATATTGGCGGCTTTTCCGCTGGAATATCCATAAAAAAATTACTGCTGAACTTTGAAACAAATCACTTTATATAA
- the gspG gene encoding type II secretion system major pseudopilin GspG, translating into MWRFSVKKRGFTLIELLVVVVILSLLAAIVVPKLTGRVDETKVKTTKVQLKEIKRALEMYKLDNGMYPTTSQGLKALVEKPEIPPVPAHWRQYLDSVPKDGWGNDFVYVCPGDRHPFELKSKGPDGELNTQDDISVWE; encoded by the coding sequence ATGTGGAGGTTTTCAGTGAAAAAGAGAGGTTTTACCCTTATAGAACTCCTTGTTGTCGTTGTTATTCTTTCTCTTCTTGCGGCGATTGTTGTTCCGAAGCTAACCGGAAGGGTTGATGAGACAAAGGTTAAAACGACAAAAGTTCAGCTTAAAGAAATCAAAAGAGCCCTTGAGATGTATAAGCTGGATAACGGTATGTATCCTACGACTTCTCAGGGATTGAAAGCCCTTGTTGAGAAGCCAGAAATACCGCCCGTTCCTGCCCACTGGCGTCAGTACCTTGACAGTGTTCCAAAGGACGGTTGGGGGAATGATTTTGTTTATGTCTGTCCCGGTGATAGGCATCCTTTTGAGTTAAAATCAAAGGGACCCGATGGAGAGTTGAATACTCAGGATGACATTTCCGTGTGGGAGTAA
- the dapF gene encoding diaminopimelate epimerase, with product MIEFSKLEGTGNDFIIIDDRNGSIKTFLKKKEIEVETFVQTICNRKRGIGADGLILIENSFRANFKWDFFNADGSRASMCGNGARCTARFAFEKGIAPQKMSFETGAGIIKAEVTGKTVKVQMTRPHSINFTREIEIDGGKVKGAFLNTGVPHFVVFVENIENVNVESFGRKIRFHKTFEPEGTNANFVQFKDGKLFVRTYERGVEGETLACGTGSVAAAITFSKLFSRKPPITVITRSGKPLTIYFDEELKEVFLEGGTTWICDGKLREEVFG from the coding sequence GTGATTGAATTTTCAAAGTTAGAAGGAACGGGAAACGATTTTATAATAATAGACGACAGAAATGGCTCTATAAAAACATTTCTTAAAAAGAAAGAAATAGAAGTAGAAACTTTCGTTCAGACAATCTGTAACAGAAAAAGAGGAATTGGTGCTGATGGGCTAATTCTGATAGAAAATTCATTCCGGGCAAACTTCAAATGGGATTTCTTTAATGCCGACGGCTCAAGAGCTTCCATGTGCGGGAATGGGGCAAGGTGTACCGCAAGGTTCGCTTTTGAAAAAGGAATAGCACCTCAGAAGATGAGTTTTGAAACCGGGGCAGGAATAATAAAAGCTGAAGTAACCGGTAAAACCGTAAAAGTACAGATGACCCGGCCCCACAGCATAAACTTTACCCGTGAAATAGAGATAGACGGTGGAAAGGTAAAAGGTGCTTTTCTAAACACCGGCGTGCCCCATTTCGTTGTGTTTGTTGAAAATATAGAAAACGTTAACGTAGAAAGTTTTGGAAGAAAAATAAGATTCCACAAAACGTTTGAACCGGAAGGAACTAATGCCAACTTTGTCCAGTTTAAAGACGGAAAATTGTTTGTCAGAACCTACGAGCGGGGTGTAGAAGGGGAAACCCTCGCCTGTGGCACCGGTTCCGTCGCTGCGGCAATTACCTTTTCGAAACTCTTTTCCCGCAAGCCTCCCATTACTGTAATCACCCGTTCCGGCAAACCGCTCACCATCTACTTTGACGAAGAGTTAAAAGAAGTGTTCCTTGAAGGAGGAACGACCTGGATATGTGACGGAAAGCTGAGGGAGGAAGTCTTTGGATAA
- a CDS encoding amidohydrolase codes for MDFLKEAQEIKDFVVGLRRRIHQYPELSGREFRTSELVADTLRSLGVDEVIENFGDTTAVVGLIKGNGDKTVALRADMDALPIEEETGKPYASKIKGVMHACGHDAHTAMLLGAAKLLVKHRDKLKGNVKLIFQPCEERQDCRGAKKLVAAGVLKNPDVGAIFGLHVFPELETGKVATCPGAVLASSDVFSIKIHGKGTHASKPHMGIDTVLIASQVVNTLHHIVSRRVDPLDPAVLTIGTIRGGEAENVIPDTVEMTGTIRTLNEDVRKKIPLWIEEALRGITAAYGGSYEFEYAEGTPPLINDKKVTEFAMNSLKEFLGEENVLYLEKPSMGGEDFAEYLKIVPGTYFRLGTGNKKKETTFPLHNPKFDIDEDALPVGTAVLSFLAFKWLSSMVK; via the coding sequence GTGGATTTTCTAAAGGAGGCACAGGAGATAAAGGATTTCGTGGTTGGTTTAAGACGCAGGATTCATCAATATCCCGAACTTTCCGGGAGAGAGTTCAGAACTTCAGAGCTTGTGGCAGATACTCTCAGAAGCCTTGGGGTTGATGAAGTTATTGAAAACTTTGGTGATACAACGGCTGTTGTTGGCCTTATAAAGGGAAACGGTGATAAGACTGTTGCTTTAAGGGCTGATATGGATGCACTTCCAATAGAAGAGGAGACGGGGAAGCCTTACGCCTCTAAGATTAAAGGTGTTATGCACGCCTGTGGTCACGACGCCCATACGGCGATGCTTCTTGGAGCGGCAAAGTTGCTTGTAAAACACAGGGATAAACTTAAAGGAAATGTAAAGCTTATTTTTCAGCCTTGTGAGGAGAGGCAGGACTGCCGCGGCGCAAAAAAACTCGTTGCTGCCGGGGTCCTTAAAAACCCTGATGTCGGTGCTATTTTCGGTCTTCACGTTTTCCCGGAACTTGAGACAGGTAAGGTGGCAACCTGCCCGGGTGCTGTTCTTGCTTCTTCAGATGTATTCAGTATAAAGATTCACGGCAAAGGGACGCACGCTTCAAAGCCCCACATGGGTATAGATACTGTTTTGATAGCTTCTCAGGTTGTTAATACTCTCCACCACATTGTTAGCAGACGGGTTGATCCACTTGACCCTGCTGTCCTTACCATAGGAACGATAAGAGGTGGTGAGGCCGAAAACGTTATCCCGGATACTGTTGAGATGACAGGAACGATAAGAACTTTAAACGAGGATGTTAGAAAGAAGATTCCTCTCTGGATAGAGGAAGCTTTAAGGGGTATAACCGCTGCTTACGGTGGTTCCTATGAGTTTGAGTATGCTGAAGGGACGCCACCCCTCATAAATGATAAGAAAGTTACAGAATTTGCAATGAACAGTTTGAAAGAGTTTCTTGGTGAGGAGAACGTTCTCTACCTTGAAAAACCTTCAATGGGTGGGGAGGATTTTGCGGAGTATTTGAAAATTGTTCCGGGTACCTACTTCAGACTTGGAACGGGAAACAAAAAAAAGGAAACAACCTTTCCGCTTCACAATCCGAAGTTTGACATTGATGAAGATGCTCTTCCCGTTGGGACCGCTGTTTTATCTTTTCTTGCTTTTAAGTGGCTTTCTTCTATGGTTAAATAA
- the panD gene encoding aspartate 1-decarboxylase, with amino-acid sequence MRRFMFKSKIHRATVTQADLNYEGSITIDSALMKLADILPYEKVDIYNITNGERFSTYVIPGEPESGVICLNGAAARKVQVGDKVIIVSYCELEENELEHFSPTVVLVDDENRPVKITSQSGGVVV; translated from the coding sequence ATGAGAAGATTTATGTTTAAGTCAAAAATACACAGAGCAACGGTAACACAGGCTGACCTTAACTATGAAGGAAGCATTACCATAGATTCGGCACTTATGAAGCTTGCAGACATTCTTCCCTATGAAAAGGTTGACATATATAACATAACGAACGGCGAGCGTTTCTCCACTTACGTTATCCCCGGTGAGCCGGAAAGTGGCGTTATATGTCTTAACGGTGCAGCTGCAAGAAAAGTTCAAGTTGGGGATAAAGTCATAATCGTATCCTACTGCGAACTTGAGGAAAATGAGCTTGAACACTTTTCACCAACGGTTGTTCTGGTCGATGATGAGAACAGACCTGTAAAGATCACCTCTCAATCCGGCGGTGTGGTTGTCTAA
- a CDS encoding PDZ domain-containing protein — protein sequence MRREELLKRFIYILPDAVISIAVSIVSVALGIVLSLFVFYKNFTINQSLSPAGHKKVPENRIDYSGIDKFFLSLSGAPLVSPDKNGSSVVSFASGRVLGTIITGKNRFLLVSDGSSFKILKEGDTLNGRKIVKITQLYYQLDDGTKIYILSPGGISAVQKPHQSFPVAGGGKEHVVHLDRTMVEKETADIGKLLKDVNIVPVLRHGETIGYRFLRIRPGTILTKIGFRNGDIVTAVNDMPVRTVEDAFKIYNMLRNEDTVKVEIERRGRKEVIIYEIR from the coding sequence ATGAGGAGAGAAGAGCTTTTAAAGAGATTTATTTACATTTTGCCCGATGCTGTAATTTCTATAGCCGTTTCTATTGTCTCTGTTGCGCTCGGCATTGTTCTTTCTCTGTTTGTTTTTTACAAAAATTTCACCATTAACCAGTCTTTGTCGCCTGCTGGACACAAAAAAGTTCCGGAAAACAGGATAGACTATTCAGGTATTGATAAATTCTTCCTCTCTCTGTCCGGAGCGCCTCTGGTATCTCCTGATAAAAATGGTTCATCTGTTGTTTCTTTTGCTTCTGGAAGGGTTCTGGGAACGATAATAACAGGGAAGAACAGATTCTTACTTGTTTCTGACGGCAGTAGTTTTAAAATTTTAAAAGAGGGAGACACGCTTAATGGCAGAAAGATAGTAAAAATTACGCAGCTGTACTATCAGCTTGATGACGGAACAAAGATTTACATACTTTCGCCAGGCGGTATTTCAGCCGTGCAAAAACCTCATCAGTCCTTTCCGGTGGCAGGGGGAGGGAAGGAACACGTTGTCCATCTTGATAGGACGATGGTTGAAAAGGAGACAGCAGATATAGGTAAGTTGCTGAAGGATGTCAACATCGTTCCTGTTTTAAGGCACGGAGAGACCATTGGATATCGTTTTTTGAGAATAAGACCGGGAACAATTCTGACAAAGATAGGTTTTAGGAACGGTGATATAGTAACCGCCGTTAATGATATGCCTGTTAGAACAGTGGAGGATGCGTTCAAGATTTACAACATGTTGAGAAACGAAGATACGGTTAAGGTTGAAATTGAAAGACGGGGAAGAAAGGAGGTTATCATATATGAAATCAGGTAG
- the mscL gene encoding large-conductance mechanosensitive channel protein MscL — protein MGMLKEFKNFAMRGNVIDMAVGIIIGAAFGKIVSSFVGDVLMPVIGLLIGGVNFTSLSISVGKATIKYGKFIQSVVDFTIIAFAIFLAIKAINSLKKKEEEKPSTPPAPSKEEILLSEIRDLLMKMAEK, from the coding sequence ATGGGAATGCTGAAAGAGTTTAAAAATTTTGCCATGAGAGGGAATGTAATTGATATGGCAGTCGGTATCATCATAGGTGCGGCTTTTGGAAAAATTGTTTCATCATTCGTCGGTGATGTGCTTATGCCGGTGATAGGACTGTTAATAGGAGGCGTAAACTTTACCAGCCTGTCAATTTCTGTAGGAAAAGCCACCATTAAATACGGAAAATTTATACAATCTGTCGTTGATTTTACAATTATAGCTTTTGCAATATTTTTAGCTATAAAAGCTATAAACTCACTTAAAAAGAAAGAGGAGGAGAAACCATCAACTCCACCTGCACCCTCAAAAGAAGAAATTCTGCTTTCAGAAATAAGAGACCTTTTAATGAAAATGGCTGAAAAATAA
- a CDS encoding type II secretion system protein: MKNGKSAFTLLEILIVVSLMAVLFAAVEFFYSGIVFSSGNIERRAVQLEDTLSLYSQLSKQLFSFFKPENENFLLTQDRLSFYTLYPVFYTGGVRAVYLFEKADDGRVKVIYQEFPYPDGKLESNGTKEIVLGEFSGFDFKVLDGNHWTENFKGNFTGVAKLSVDGREFLITGKVE, encoded by the coding sequence ATGAAAAACGGTAAAAGCGCTTTTACGCTCCTTGAAATTCTTATAGTTGTTTCTCTTATGGCCGTTCTTTTTGCGGCTGTTGAGTTTTTTTACAGTGGAATTGTTTTTTCTTCGGGGAATATTGAGAGAAGGGCTGTTCAGTTAGAAGATACCCTTTCCCTCTATTCTCAACTTTCAAAGCAGTTGTTTTCTTTTTTTAAGCCTGAAAATGAAAATTTTTTGTTGACGCAAGATAGACTCTCTTTCTATACGCTCTATCCGGTTTTTTATACAGGTGGCGTTAGGGCAGTTTACCTTTTTGAAAAGGCGGACGACGGCAGGGTTAAAGTTATCTATCAGGAGTTTCCATATCCTGATGGGAAACTGGAGTCTAACGGTACAAAAGAAATTGTTTTGGGAGAGTTTTCGGGTTTTGATTTTAAAGTTTTAGATGGTAATCACTGGACGGAAAATTTCAAGGGGAATTTTACCGGTGTTGCAAAGCTTTCTGTCGACGGTAGGGAATTTCTTATAACTGGAAAGGTGGAATGA